One window of Streptomyces sp. NBC_00273 genomic DNA carries:
- a CDS encoding VOC family protein, producing MNGPYKPGTPCWIDLMVPDQQAALDFYCDLFGWQGEVGPAEQGGYSVCTLKGQPVAGIMKAMNPDGTVPDPMPPTAWTTYLATDSLDSTLKSVTDAHGTVMMGPMDVMDLGRMAVIADPTGAVVGLWQAGTFDGAGIVNEHGALIWNELNTADVPAAAAFYTAVLPVTTTRSEMPGAEDYTEFKVGDRAVGGMMDLAKLPAGVPPHWMPYFHVDSVDEIQAAVVRAGGSVMAPAFDMVAGRMAVLADPQGGTFSVITSTVTEQPV from the coding sequence ATGAACGGCCCCTACAAGCCCGGCACTCCCTGCTGGATCGACCTGATGGTCCCCGACCAGCAGGCCGCCCTCGACTTCTACTGCGACCTGTTCGGCTGGCAGGGCGAGGTCGGCCCCGCCGAGCAGGGCGGCTACTCCGTCTGCACCCTCAAGGGGCAGCCCGTCGCCGGCATCATGAAGGCGATGAACCCGGACGGCACCGTCCCGGACCCGATGCCGCCGACCGCGTGGACCACGTACCTGGCCACCGACTCCCTCGACTCCACCCTCAAGTCGGTCACCGACGCCCACGGCACGGTCATGATGGGCCCGATGGACGTCATGGACCTCGGCCGGATGGCCGTGATCGCCGACCCCACCGGCGCCGTCGTCGGCCTGTGGCAGGCCGGCACCTTCGACGGCGCGGGCATCGTCAACGAGCACGGCGCCCTCATCTGGAACGAGCTGAACACCGCCGACGTCCCGGCCGCGGCCGCCTTCTACACCGCCGTCCTGCCCGTCACCACGACCCGGTCCGAGATGCCGGGCGCCGAGGACTACACCGAGTTCAAGGTCGGCGACCGCGCGGTCGGCGGGATGATGGACCTCGCCAAGCTGCCGGCCGGGGTGCCGCCGCACTGGATGCCGTACTTCCACGTGGACAGCGTCGACGAGATCCAGGCCGCCGTCGTACGGGCCGGCGGCAGCGTCATGGCCCCGGCCTTCGACATGGTGGCGGGCCGGATGGCCGTCCTCGCGGACCCCCAGGGCGGTACCTTCTCGGTCATCACCTCAACGGTCACGGAACAGCCCGTCTGA
- a CDS encoding ATP-binding protein has translation MNPTIQAALVRERLYLRSPRTVAAARQFTRDTLRAWAVTERHDEMLLCVSELATNALRYGVPPGRGYLLRLFGFEDATIRIEVHDGGPGVTRIRDRPHGRGLTLVTALADEWGVLARTPGKVVWCEFRIGRP, from the coding sequence GTGAATCCAACTATTCAGGCGGCGCTCGTGCGCGAGCGCCTCTACCTGCGCTCACCTCGAACCGTCGCAGCTGCGCGCCAGTTCACGCGCGACACCTTGCGGGCGTGGGCGGTGACCGAACGCCACGACGAAATGTTGCTCTGCGTGAGCGAGCTGGCCACCAACGCCCTGCGGTACGGCGTCCCGCCCGGCCGCGGTTACCTGCTGCGGCTGTTCGGCTTCGAGGACGCGACCATCCGCATCGAGGTGCACGACGGCGGGCCCGGAGTGACGCGGATCCGCGACCGGCCGCACGGTCGGGGCCTCACCCTCGTCACCGCGCTCGCCGACGAATGGGGGGTGCTGGCGCGGACCCCCGGAAAGGTCGTCTGGTGCGAGTTCCGAATCGGGCGCCCGTGA